One stretch of Dyella jiangningensis DNA includes these proteins:
- the efpL gene encoding elongation factor P-like protein EfpL, with product MKASDVKKGNVVEHDGTVYQVRDIERSSPTARGGNVTFRFTMYSIPGGRKFDLSLRADDDLKEMDLLRRAANFSYMDGDAYVFMDNEDYTQYTLGPELVGDNAGYIVEGVEGYYVQVIDDAPVGLQVPTSVVLTVVDTAPELKGASATKRTKPAKLNTGVEIQVPEYITNEEKVWVNTLTGEFAGRA from the coding sequence ATGAAAGCTTCCGACGTCAAGAAAGGCAACGTGGTCGAACACGACGGCACCGTCTACCAGGTGCGCGACATCGAGCGCAGTTCGCCTACCGCACGTGGCGGCAACGTCACCTTCCGTTTCACCATGTATTCGATCCCCGGTGGCCGCAAGTTCGACCTGAGCCTGCGCGCCGACGACGATCTCAAGGAAATGGACCTGCTGCGCCGCGCGGCCAACTTCTCTTACATGGACGGCGACGCCTATGTGTTCATGGACAACGAGGACTACACGCAGTACACGCTCGGCCCCGAACTGGTGGGCGATAACGCCGGCTACATCGTGGAAGGCGTCGAGGGCTACTACGTGCAGGTGATCGACGATGCGCCGGTCGGCCTGCAGGTGCCCACCAGTGTCGTGCTCACGGTGGTCGATACCGCGCCGGAACTGAAGGGCGCCAGTGCCACCAAGCGCACCAAGCCGGCCAAGCTCAACACCGGCGTCGAGATCCAGGTGCCCGAGTACATCACCAATGAAGAGAAGGTGTGGGTGAACACGCTGACGGGCGAGTTCGCCGGCCGCGCCTGA
- a CDS encoding SDR family NAD(P)-dependent oxidoreductase, whose translation MQLNQVKAIITGGASGLGHAVAQFLVANGGKVALFDVNEEKGQEAAKALGGHFYRTDVTSEEGVSANVAAAREAMGGLNVVVNCAGILGAGRMLGKEGPMPLNTFATTVMVNLVGSFNVAKAGASLMQNNEAGEDGERGVIINTASVAAFEGQIGQAAYSASKGGVVGMTLPMARELSRFGIRVATIAPGIFWTPMVDGMPPQVQESLSASIPFPSRLGKPDEFANTVGFILGNRYINGETIRLDGAVRLQPK comes from the coding sequence ATGCAGCTCAATCAGGTCAAGGCGATCATCACCGGCGGCGCCTCCGGTCTCGGCCACGCGGTGGCGCAGTTCCTGGTCGCCAACGGCGGCAAGGTCGCCCTGTTCGACGTGAACGAAGAAAAGGGCCAGGAAGCGGCCAAGGCGCTGGGCGGCCACTTCTACCGCACCGACGTCACCTCCGAGGAAGGCGTCAGCGCCAACGTCGCCGCCGCGCGCGAAGCGATGGGCGGCCTCAACGTGGTGGTGAACTGCGCGGGCATCCTGGGCGCCGGCCGCATGCTGGGCAAGGAAGGCCCGATGCCGCTCAATACCTTCGCCACCACCGTGATGGTGAACCTGGTGGGCAGCTTCAACGTCGCCAAGGCCGGCGCTTCGCTGATGCAGAACAACGAAGCGGGCGAGGACGGCGAGCGCGGCGTGATCATCAACACCGCCTCCGTCGCCGCGTTCGAAGGCCAGATCGGCCAGGCTGCCTACTCCGCCTCCAAGGGTGGCGTGGTCGGCATGACCTTGCCGATGGCGCGCGAGCTGTCGCGTTTCGGCATCCGCGTGGCGACCATCGCGCCGGGCATCTTCTGGACGCCGATGGTGGACGGCATGCCGCCGCAGGTGCAGGAGTCGCTGTCGGCCTCGATTCCGTTCCCCTCGCGCCTGGGCAAGCCCGACGAGTTCGCCAACACGGTGGGCTTCATCCTCGGCAACCGCTACATCAACGGCGAAACCATCCGTCTCGACGGCGCGGTGCGTCTGCAGCCGAAGTAA